A single window of Mugil cephalus isolate CIBA_MC_2020 chromosome 1, CIBA_Mcephalus_1.1, whole genome shotgun sequence DNA harbors:
- the si:ch73-265d7.2 gene encoding C-type natriuretic peptide 2, whose amino-acid sequence MAATSSSSSLLPLLLLSIIVAVETRPSPQKHDKQVLHSLFGSRLSSLILAPPMRDDITEGSASRPAPAPGRPAPLPQFFLDFLRRQAKMRRRSRTSMVGGRGCFGMKMDRIGSISGLGC is encoded by the exons ATGGCTGCCacttcgtcttcctcctctctccttcctctcctccttctctccatcatCGTTGCCGTGGAGACGAGACCTTCACCCCAGAAGCACGACAAACAG GTCTTGCACTCTCTGTTCGGCTCTCgcctctcctctctcatcttGGCCCCGCCCATGCGCGATGACATCACCGAGGGCTCTGCAAGTCGCCCCGCCCCCGCCCCGGGACGCCCCGCCCCCTTGCCCCAGTTCTTCCTGGACTTCCTGCGGCGCCAGGCCAAGATGAGGAGGCGGAGCCGCACGTCGATGGTGGGAGGGAGAGGATGCTTCGGGATGAAGATGGACCGCATCGGTTCCATCAGCGGCCTGGGTTGTTAG